The proteins below are encoded in one region of Mangifera indica cultivar Alphonso chromosome 7, CATAS_Mindica_2.1, whole genome shotgun sequence:
- the LOC123220891 gene encoding NAC domain-containing protein 41-like: MIVPTGFRFNPTDEELIEILQRKVSGKAMPLHDCFIVERNLYEHEPEELEWDETMAVHKNERYFYCIRENDSREVSGRGWWKATSHVKKIYANNKCVVGYKRPLTFHKFKDNKRKRNKAIKTNWIMYEYSLESFTTEWRICKIKYKGKQSVQVEKEVENITKKDYSLSDESGGSCSIMEMESVFVDEEQQQLQSLNLMEKFYEPDFGQNMNIEVMDEQQLLLYDNSCSYDPILTHIANDYYYCDQLEHPFSTDVLLPSFWSS; this comes from the exons ATGATTGTGCCAACTGGGTTCAGATTCAATCCCACTGATGAGGAGCTCATCGAAATTTTACAAAGGAAAGTTTCTGGAAAAGCAATGCCTCTTCATGACTGTTTCATCGTTGAAAGAAACTTATATGAGCATGAACCAGAAGAGCTTGAAT GGGACGAAACCATGGCTGTTCATAAGAACGAGAGGTATTTCTACTGTATAAGAGAGAATGATTCTCGAGAAGTATCGGGTCGAGGATGGTGGAAAGCTACAAGCCATGTTAAGAAGATTTACGCTAATAATAAGTGTGTGGTTGGTTACAAAAGACCTCTCACATTTCACAAGTTTAAGGACAATAAAAGAAAGCGAAACAAAGCTATCAAAACTAATTGGATTATGTATGAATACAGCCTTGAATCCTTCACAACG GAATGGAGAATTTGTAAGATCAAATATAAGGGAAAACAAAGTGTGCAAGTTGAAAAAGAGGTGGAGAATATTACTAAAAAGGATTACAGTTTGAGTGATGAATCTGGAGGAAGCTGTTCTATAATGGAAATGGAATCGGTTTTTGTAGATGAAGAGCAGCAACAGCTACAGTCTCTCAATCTAATGGAGAAATTTTATGAGCCTGATTTTGGTCAGAATATGAACATAGAAGTCATGGATGAGCAGCAACTTCTGTTATATGATAATTCTTGCTCTTATGATCCAATCCTAACCCACATTGCAAATGATTATTACTATTGTGATCAACTAGAGCATCCATTTTCTACTGATGTACTTCTTCCTAGCTTTTGGTCTAGTTGA